A region of Panicum virgatum strain AP13 chromosome 8N, P.virgatum_v5, whole genome shotgun sequence DNA encodes the following proteins:
- the LOC120684591 gene encoding G-type lectin S-receptor-like serine/threonine-protein kinase LECRK4, with product MAPLLLPLLLLLLSSTSVQAQQNITLGSSLTPQGPNSFWLSPSGDFAFGFRSVEGNPSSYLLAVWFSKISDKTVAWYAKTSGPEPAPIQVSSGSRLQMTMGGMLSLLDATNTEVWSPQFVGMAAYASMIDTGNFVLVAADGKTIWGTFDNPADTILLTQELTTGSMLRSRIIATDYSNGRFILNMQSDGVFLYPVALPSGFHYDSYWSTAGNTTNLVFHPMGRIYITLDNGTQINVTQGAVGSMADYYHRATLDPDGVFRQYAYPKTVSNLWSQAWSVVGMEPQNICSAMTEIGSGTCGFNSYCMLNSTTSQTTCMCPTQYTFIDQDRKYLGCKPNFQPQSCDLDEADAVSQFQLMAIYHVNWPLADYEKNSPITENQCRQLCLTDCFCAVAVFHDGSSTCYKKKLPLSNGIMEGDVQATVLIKVPKNNNSPSQLTESSKWKKDKKHWILGSSLLLGSSVLIILLLISVIIFGKNYTVTRKVAPSLKSSSNIGLPMRAFTYVELEKATGGFQEVVGTGASGIVYKGQLQDELRTCIAVKKIDKLEQESEKEFTVEVQTIGRTHHKNLVRMIGFCNEVKERLLVYEFMTNGSLNRFLFGDARLQWNLRAQLALGVARGLLYLHEECSTQIIHCDIKPHNILLDDNFTAKISDFGLAKLLRTNKTQTNTGIRGTRGYVAPEWFKSIGITAKVDVYSFGVILLELICCRRNVDLEAAEEDTKILTYWANDCYRYGRVDLLVEGDDEAISNLKMVEMFVAVALWCLQEDPTMRPTMLKVTQMLDGAAAVPTPPDRSSFVSSIR from the coding sequence ATGGCACCTCTCCTCCTGCCCTTGCTCCTCCTGCTACTGTCATCTACTTCTGTTCAAGCTCAACAAAACATCACCTTGGGCTCCTCCTTAACACCCCAAGGGCCTAACAGCTTTTGGCTCTCACCATCCGGCGATTTCGCGTTCGGCTTCAGGTCCGTTGAGGGCAACCCCTCCTCCTACCTCCTTGCCGTCTGGTTCAGCAAGATCAGTGACAAGACGGTGGCTTGGTATGCCAAGACGAGTGGTCCAGAGCCAGCTCCAATACAAGTTTCATCTGGTTCACGCCTCCAGATGACCATGGGTGGGATGCTCTCCCTCCTTGACGCCACCAACACAGAGGTATGGAGTCCCCAGTTTGTTGGCATGGCAGCCTATGCCAGCATGATCGACACCGGAAACTTTGTACTTGTTGCTGCAGATGGCAAAACCATATGGGGAACTTTCGACAACCCAGCAGATACCATCCTGCTCACCCAAGAGCTCACCACTGGAAGTATGCTCCGCAGCCGGATCATTGCCACAGACTACTCCAACGGCCGGTTCATCCTTAACATGCAAAGTGATGGTGTTTTCCTTTACCCTGTTGCTTTGCCATCCGGTTTCCATTATGACTCCTATTGGTCCACTGCTGGCAACACCACAAACCTGGTGTTTCATCCGATGGGCAGAATATACATAACCTTGGATAACGGCACACAAATCAACGTAACACAAGGGGCAGTTGGCTCCATGGCAGACTACTACCATCGCGCCACACTTGACCCGGATGGTGTGTTCCGGCAATATGCATACCCAAAAACTGTCAGCAACCTGTGGAGTCAGGCATGGTCTGTGGTGGGCATGGAGCCCCAAAATATCTGTTCAGCAATGACAGAGATCGGTAGCGGTACATGCGGGTTCAACAGTTACTGCATGTTGAATAGCACAACCAGCCAGACTACCTGCATGTGTCCTACGCAGTACACGTTTATTGATCAAGATAGGAAGTATTTAGGCTGCAAACCAAACTTCCAGCCACAAAGTTGTGACTTGGATGAAGCAGATGCCGTATCGCAGTTTCAGTTGATGGCGATATACCATGTGAATTGGCCTCTAGCTGACTATGAGAAGAACAGCCCCATAACTGAGAACCAGTGCCGGCAGCTCTGTCTCACAGATTGTTTCTGTGCTGTCGCTGTGTTCCATGACGGTAGTAGTACATGTTATAAGAAGAAGCTTCCTTTGTCAAACGGAATTATGGAGGGTGATGTGCAGGCAACAGTTCTCATCAAGGTACCAAAGAATAACAATTCACCATCACAGCTCACTGAGTCCAGCAAATGGAAGAAAGACAAGAAACATTGGATCCTTGGAAGTTCATTGCTTCTCGGAAGCTCGGTCTTGATTATACTTCTCTTGATCTCCGTTATAATTTTTGGTAAAAACTATACAGTCACTAGAAAGGTAGCTCCATCTTTGAAGTCCTCAAGCAACATAGGATTGCCCATGAGAGCCTTCACTTATGTCGAGCTCGAGAAGGCAACTGGCGGATTTCAGGAGGTGGTTGGCACCGGCGCCTCTGGTATTGTGTACAAGGGCCAGCTACAAGATGAGCTCAGGACATGCATTGCTGTCAAGAAAATTGACAAGCTTGAGCAGGAATCAGAAAAGGAGTTCACTGTTGAAGTCCAAACTATTGGACGAACACACCACAAAAACTTGGTCAGGATGATAGGATTCTGCAATGAAGTAAAAGAAAGATTATTGGTCTACGAATTCATGACTAATGGATCGCTCAACAGATTCCTATTTGGTGATGCTAGGCTTCAGTGGAACCTTCGAGCTCAGCTTGCTCTTGGGGTGGCAAGGGGGCTTCTATATTTGCATGAGGAATGCAGTACACAGATCATCCATTGTGACATCAAGCCCCACAACATCCTTCTTGATGACAACTTCACAGCAAAGATCTCAGACTTTGGCTTAGCCAAACTGCTCCGAACCAACAAGACACAAACAAATACGGGTATCCGGGGTACCCGAGGATATGTTGCCCCTGAGTGGTTCAAGAGCATTGGTATCACTGCCAAGGTGGATGTTTACAGCTTTGGGGTCATCCTGTTGGAGCTCATCTGTTGTCGGCGGAATGTTGACTTGGAGGCTGCAGAAGAGGATACAAAAATATTGACTTACTGGGCAAATGATTGTTATAGGTATGGCAGGGTTGATTTGCTGGTGGAAGGTGATGATGAAGCGATTTCCAATCTGAAGATGGTAGAAATGTTTGTGGCAGTCGCATTGTGGTGTCTCCAGGAGGACCCGACTATGAGACCTACAATGCTGAAGGTAACACAAATGCTTGATGGAGCAGCTGCAGTCCCCACTCCTCCTGATCGATCTTCTTTTGTCAGTTCAATTCGATAG